In a genomic window of Polycladomyces abyssicola:
- the pckA gene encoding phosphoenolpyruvate carboxykinase (ATP), with translation MTMQTGVQEGSVLKLNGTVHRQLPVAALIEQAILRKEAVLTANGALRATTGKYTGRSPKDKYIVDEPTVTDSIDWGPVNQPMKREVFERLYARVREYLHDREVFVFDGYAGANPSHRLPIRVITEYAWHNLFAHQLFIRPSEEELSDHTPSFTVISMPGFQAVPERDGTRSETFIIISFEHRVVLIGGTQYAGEMKKSIFSVMNYLLPERGVLPMHCSANVGHQGDVALFFGLSGTGKTTLSADPERCLIGDDEHGWSNTGIFNIEGGCYAKCIGLSKEKEPQIWNAIRFGSVLENVVLDDNRRPDYDDHSLTENTRAAYPIDHIPNAVIPGIAGHPNVILFLTADAFGVLPPISRLTPEQAMYHFLSGYTSKLAGTERGVTEPEATFSACFGAPFLPRPAREYAEMLGEKIARHQVRVYLVNTGWTGGPYGVGKRMNLAYTRSMVRAAINGRLEESTFSIDPIFKVAVPDTCPDVPSDILKPRSTWSDPEAYDRKARELVQRFQENFNRFKDIPESIRNAGPTIE, from the coding sequence ATGACGATGCAAACCGGCGTCCAAGAGGGGAGCGTATTAAAACTGAACGGAACTGTTCACCGTCAATTGCCGGTGGCGGCATTGATTGAACAGGCGATCTTGCGAAAAGAAGCTGTATTGACTGCAAACGGTGCACTGCGGGCAACAACCGGCAAATACACCGGTCGATCACCCAAAGACAAATACATTGTAGATGAGCCGACCGTTACTGACAGCATCGACTGGGGGCCCGTCAACCAACCGATGAAACGCGAAGTGTTTGAACGCCTGTATGCACGTGTACGGGAATATCTGCACGACAGGGAAGTGTTTGTGTTTGACGGTTATGCGGGAGCCAATCCCTCCCACCGTCTTCCCATTCGCGTCATCACAGAATATGCATGGCACAACCTGTTTGCCCATCAGTTGTTCATTCGTCCTTCAGAAGAGGAATTATCCGATCACACTCCTTCATTCACCGTCATTTCGATGCCTGGCTTCCAAGCGGTTCCCGAACGGGACGGAACGCGATCGGAGACGTTCATCATCATCAGTTTTGAACATCGGGTCGTGTTGATCGGCGGTACCCAATATGCTGGGGAAATGAAAAAATCCATCTTCAGCGTCATGAATTACCTGTTGCCGGAGAGAGGTGTCCTCCCTATGCACTGCTCCGCCAACGTGGGGCACCAAGGGGACGTCGCCCTTTTCTTTGGACTCTCGGGCACTGGGAAGACCACATTGTCCGCCGATCCGGAGCGCTGTCTGATCGGAGATGATGAGCACGGCTGGTCGAACACGGGCATCTTCAACATCGAAGGCGGTTGTTACGCCAAATGCATCGGATTGTCGAAGGAAAAAGAACCGCAAATCTGGAACGCAATCCGGTTCGGTTCCGTGTTGGAAAACGTGGTGTTGGACGACAACCGCCGGCCGGATTATGATGATCATTCGTTAACGGAAAACACCCGTGCCGCCTACCCGATCGATCATATTCCGAACGCGGTGATTCCCGGCATCGCCGGTCATCCGAATGTGATTTTGTTTTTGACGGCGGATGCATTTGGTGTGTTGCCACCCATCTCCCGGTTAACCCCGGAACAGGCGATGTATCATTTCCTGTCAGGTTACACCAGCAAACTGGCCGGCACCGAACGCGGCGTCACGGAACCGGAAGCGACCTTCTCCGCTTGTTTCGGCGCTCCTTTCCTTCCACGTCCCGCCCGGGAGTACGCGGAGATGTTGGGAGAAAAAATTGCCCGGCATCAAGTTCGCGTCTATCTGGTCAACACCGGCTGGACCGGCGGTCCGTACGGTGTGGGTAAACGGATGAACCTCGCCTACACGCGGTCCATGGTCCGGGCAGCCATCAACGGGCGTCTGGAGGAGAGCACTTTCAGTATCGACCCCATCTTCAAAGTAGCGGTGCCGGACACGTGTCCGGACGTTCCGAGCGACATCCTGAAACCGCGAAGCACTTGGTCCGACCCCGAAGCCTACGATCGGAAAGCCCGCGAGCTGGTACAGCGGTTTCAGGAGAATTTCAACCGGTTCAAGGATATACCCGAGTCGATCCGCAATGCGGGGCCGACCATCGAGTGA
- a CDS encoding S1 RNA-binding domain-containing protein, whose translation MSQVTEGSVVSGEVVAIKPFGAFVKLESGETGLVHISQISTKYVEKVEDELQVGDTVKAKVLSVDPSGKISLSIKALSDDRPNRGDRRGSGRRNGPTDFEDMMKKWLKSSEERLSALAAKQKRGR comes from the coding sequence ATGAGCCAGGTAACGGAAGGATCCGTCGTCAGCGGAGAAGTAGTTGCAATTAAACCTTTCGGGGCATTCGTCAAATTGGAGTCAGGAGAGACGGGTCTGGTACACATTTCGCAAATCTCCACGAAGTACGTGGAAAAAGTAGAAGATGAACTGCAGGTGGGCGATACGGTCAAAGCAAAAGTGCTTTCGGTCGATCCATCCGGGAAAATCTCCCTTTCGATTAAAGCGCTCAGCGATGACCGTCCCAACCGTGGCGACCGACGTGGCTCTGGACGTCGCAATGGCCCCACAGATTTTGAAGACATGATGAAAAAATGGCTAAAAAGCAGTGAGGAACGGCTCAGTGCTTTGGCCGCCAAACAAAAAAGAGGTCGCTGA
- a CDS encoding sporulation protein, with the protein MWKHLLAKLGHGSARVDLVLEKDCYALGDEVRGRLIIHGGEVEQKINGIHVDLVLHLWANQRQHTRRVTRIPFPTSFVIGAREVKEYPFAFRLPYNLPLSAHGISYVFHTTLDIAQGVDSSDSDPIQVVPPVRLSHLLQAFAELGFREKHSSRSFNGYVQEFEFFPTAFLHDRVKEVEFTAAVDDHGIRLWLEVECHGYGHEREIRREWYVTNDVLDQPPLLTEQLRHMLEEMASTGVAGHHTGHYAHVHGFPSGHGWHGHGHHGHFSGGIGGFAAGMIGGMVADELLEEAVESITDNDGGIADWVNQVEDQVEDWVDDAGNFLDDIGDSFGDD; encoded by the coding sequence ATGTGGAAACATTTGCTGGCCAAGCTGGGGCACGGTTCTGCCCGTGTCGATCTGGTGCTGGAAAAAGACTGTTATGCGCTCGGCGATGAGGTGCGTGGACGGTTGATTATCCACGGAGGAGAGGTGGAGCAGAAAATCAACGGCATCCATGTGGATCTCGTATTGCACCTGTGGGCGAATCAGCGTCAGCATACCCGTCGGGTGACCCGGATTCCATTTCCCACATCATTTGTGATCGGCGCCCGTGAGGTGAAGGAGTATCCGTTTGCGTTTCGCCTGCCGTACAACCTCCCTCTGTCCGCTCACGGAATTTCCTACGTGTTTCACACGACTTTGGACATTGCACAAGGGGTGGACTCATCGGACAGCGATCCTATCCAAGTGGTGCCGCCCGTCCGGTTGTCCCATTTGCTCCAAGCGTTTGCTGAGTTGGGGTTCCGTGAAAAACATAGCTCCCGCTCTTTCAATGGTTATGTACAGGAGTTCGAATTCTTCCCGACCGCATTTTTGCATGATCGGGTCAAGGAAGTGGAATTTACGGCTGCCGTTGACGATCACGGCATTCGATTGTGGTTGGAAGTGGAATGTCACGGTTACGGTCACGAGAGGGAGATTCGCCGGGAATGGTATGTAACCAACGATGTATTGGACCAACCACCCCTTTTGACCGAACAGTTACGTCATATGTTAGAAGAAATGGCTTCAACCGGTGTTGCTGGTCATCACACGGGACACTATGCGCACGTTCACGGGTTCCCGTCCGGACACGGATGGCACGGTCACGGTCACCACGGGCATTTCAGCGGTGGCATCGGTGGCTTTGCTGCAGGCATGATTGGCGGAATGGTAGCCGACGAATTGTTGGAGGAGGCTGTGGAAAGCATCACTGACAATGACGGTGGCATTGCTGATTGGGTGAATCAAGTGGAGGATCAAGTGGAAGATTGGGTCGATGATGCGGGGAATTTCTTGGACGACATCGGCGATTCCTTTGGTGACGATTGA
- a CDS encoding class I SAM-dependent methyltransferase, protein MIVPAVLSFSHALVRQAIDEGGIAVDATTGNGHDTQFLAECVGPAGKVYAFDIQQEALARTKQRLNERGIANRVALIHAGHHEMDQYLPVEIRGKLQAVMFNLGYLPHGDPTVITRPETTLPALETATVWLTPGGVLSVVLYTGHPGGPEEAEHVLQWAQSLPPKTFQVMHYQLLNRQQAPSLVLVEKRKQAA, encoded by the coding sequence ATGATTGTCCCCGCTGTCCTCTCTTTTTCCCATGCATTGGTCCGGCAAGCGATTGATGAAGGCGGGATTGCCGTCGACGCCACTACCGGCAACGGACACGATACGCAATTTTTGGCGGAATGCGTCGGTCCGGCGGGGAAAGTGTACGCGTTCGACATCCAGCAGGAGGCGCTCGCACGCACAAAGCAGCGTCTGAATGAGCGGGGCATCGCCAATCGCGTCGCACTCATCCACGCCGGACACCATGAGATGGATCAGTATTTACCGGTAGAGATTCGTGGAAAGCTGCAAGCCGTGATGTTCAACCTGGGATATCTGCCGCATGGCGATCCTACCGTCATCACCCGACCGGAAACCACGCTTCCCGCTTTAGAGACGGCTACTGTCTGGTTGACCCCGGGCGGAGTTCTTTCCGTCGTTTTGTACACCGGACATCCCGGCGGACCAGAAGAAGCGGAACACGTGTTGCAATGGGCTCAGTCTCTTCCTCCGAAGACGTTCCAAGTGATGCATTATCAACTGCTCAACCGGCAACAGGCACCTTCTTTGGTACTTGTGGAAAAACGTAAGCAGGCCGCCTGA
- a CDS encoding TIGR01212 family radical SAM protein (This family includes YhcC from E. coli K-12, an uncharacterized radical SAM protein.) → MKTVQPEETPLMWGDKRYNSWNYHLRQTFGEKVFKVPLDGGFTCPNRDGTVATGGCTFCSARGSGDFAGNRRDSLVQQFEEVKERMHRKWPQAKYLAYFQAFSNTYAPVDVLRPMYETALEQEGVVGLAIATRPDCLPDDVVELLAELNERTYLWVELGLQTIHEETSRLVNRGHDFQCFLDGVEKLRRHNIRTCAHIIYGLPGETEEMMMETAKACAEMDIQGIKIHLLHLLKNTPMVKQYEAGLLRFLDKETYVKLVVDTLEILPPDMIIHRLTGDGPPDLLIGPLWSLKKWEVLNAIDDELKRRNSWQGKRWSSSRSGLVRSGGRR, encoded by the coding sequence ATGAAAACGGTACAACCTGAAGAAACCCCGCTGATGTGGGGGGACAAACGATACAACAGCTGGAACTATCATCTGCGCCAAACCTTTGGTGAGAAGGTATTCAAAGTGCCGCTCGACGGCGGTTTTACCTGTCCCAACCGTGACGGTACGGTGGCGACGGGCGGATGTACGTTCTGCAGTGCCCGTGGTTCCGGTGATTTCGCCGGCAACCGGCGAGACAGTCTCGTTCAACAATTTGAAGAAGTGAAGGAACGGATGCACCGGAAATGGCCCCAAGCCAAATACTTGGCCTATTTTCAGGCCTTCAGCAACACATATGCACCGGTCGACGTGTTGCGTCCCATGTACGAGACTGCATTGGAACAGGAAGGTGTAGTAGGTTTGGCCATCGCCACGCGGCCTGACTGTTTGCCTGATGACGTCGTGGAACTGCTGGCCGAACTGAATGAACGTACGTACCTTTGGGTGGAGCTGGGCCTGCAAACCATTCACGAAGAGACTTCGCGCCTGGTCAATCGGGGGCACGATTTTCAGTGTTTCCTGGATGGTGTGGAAAAATTGCGCCGTCACAATATCCGCACGTGTGCCCACATCATTTACGGCCTGCCCGGTGAAACGGAAGAAATGATGATGGAGACGGCAAAAGCATGTGCGGAGATGGACATTCAGGGCATCAAGATCCATCTGTTGCACTTGCTCAAAAACACACCGATGGTGAAACAGTATGAAGCTGGTCTGCTTCGCTTCCTGGACAAGGAAACATATGTGAAATTGGTGGTGGACACACTGGAAATCCTTCCACCGGACATGATTATTCACCGGTTGACGGGAGACGGACCGCCCGACCTCTTGATCGGACCGTTGTGGAGCTTGAAGAAGTGGGAAGTGCTCAATGCCATCGATGATGAGCTGAAACGCCGAAATTCCTGGCAAGGGAAGCGGTGGTCATCCTCGCGTTCGGGGTTGGTGCGAAGCGGGGGAAGGAGATGA
- a CDS encoding ferritin-like domain-containing protein encodes MDRDRQVLIDGLNEDLAYEYAAVIQYTHNAAAVSGLSRPVLKPFFESEAQDELGHASYLAEKIVALGGTPVVEPKEVKRMQDVREMIQHALDAEKATIARYTERISQAEKVGEIGLKIQLEDMIADETKHKEELERLLKDPRLG; translated from the coding sequence ATGGATAGGGATCGGCAAGTATTGATTGACGGATTAAATGAAGATTTGGCGTATGAATATGCCGCTGTGATCCAGTACACGCACAATGCGGCGGCGGTATCCGGTCTGAGTCGTCCGGTTCTGAAACCGTTCTTCGAATCGGAAGCGCAGGACGAACTGGGACACGCCAGTTATTTGGCCGAAAAAATCGTGGCGTTGGGTGGCACGCCTGTTGTGGAACCAAAAGAGGTGAAACGAATGCAGGATGTTCGGGAAATGATCCAGCATGCATTGGATGCCGAGAAAGCCACCATTGCCCGTTATACGGAACGGATCTCCCAAGCGGAGAAAGTGGGAGAGATCGGATTGAAAATCCAGTTAGAAGACATGATCGCCGATGAAACAAAACATAAAGAGGAATTGGAGCGCTTGTTGAAAGATCCCCGGTTGGGTTAA
- the pdhA gene encoding pyruvate dehydrogenase (acetyl-transferring) E1 component subunit alpha — protein sequence MIVAELKQEFETLQILNPDGEINEGQEPPELSDEELKDLYRWMYGLRVFDQRAIKLNRQGRLGFYAPMAGQEACQIGSVAALNKDDFFFPSYRDMGAAMYHGLPMEQVFLYSRGQKGSGQIPEGVNMFPPQIIIAAHVLHAAGAAWGFNLKGEKKVAIALFGDGATSQGDFHEGLNFAAVYNAPAIFFVQNNHYAISVPLEKQMKSKTIAQKAVAYDIHGVRIDGNDIFAVYKAVKEAADRGRNGEGPTLIEAVTYRLGPHTMAGDDPARYRKKEEETDWEKREPIRRFRKYLQNKGLWSEEWEKQIEQEMLDQIAETIKKVEKMDKGQITDLFEYVYTDMTPDLKKQKEAYLRWKEETK from the coding sequence ATGATCGTGGCAGAACTGAAGCAGGAATTTGAAACGCTTCAGATCCTGAATCCGGACGGCGAGATCAATGAAGGACAAGAGCCGCCGGAATTGTCCGATGAAGAACTGAAAGATCTGTACCGGTGGATGTACGGTCTTCGCGTGTTTGACCAACGCGCCATCAAGTTGAACCGTCAAGGCCGACTGGGCTTCTATGCTCCCATGGCCGGGCAGGAGGCTTGCCAAATCGGTTCCGTGGCTGCACTGAACAAAGACGACTTTTTCTTCCCCAGCTACCGTGACATGGGGGCGGCCATGTATCACGGTCTGCCGATGGAGCAAGTGTTCCTCTATTCTCGCGGACAAAAAGGCAGTGGCCAAATCCCGGAAGGTGTGAACATGTTCCCGCCGCAAATCATTATCGCGGCTCACGTGTTGCACGCAGCCGGTGCGGCTTGGGGCTTCAATCTGAAAGGCGAGAAAAAAGTGGCCATCGCGCTGTTCGGTGACGGTGCGACCTCGCAAGGGGACTTCCACGAAGGGCTCAACTTCGCGGCTGTGTACAACGCCCCGGCGATCTTCTTTGTGCAAAACAACCACTATGCCATCAGCGTGCCGCTGGAGAAACAAATGAAATCCAAAACCATCGCACAAAAAGCGGTGGCTTATGACATTCATGGCGTGCGCATCGACGGTAACGACATCTTCGCTGTGTACAAAGCAGTGAAAGAAGCGGCTGATCGCGGGCGCAACGGGGAAGGACCGACCCTGATCGAAGCGGTGACGTATCGTCTCGGACCGCACACCATGGCAGGGGACGATCCGGCTCGTTACCGGAAAAAAGAAGAAGAAACTGATTGGGAAAAACGCGAACCGATTCGTCGTTTCCGCAAATATCTCCAAAACAAAGGTTTGTGGAGCGAAGAATGGGAAAAACAAATCGAACAAGAAATGCTGGATCAGATCGCGGAAACGATCAAGAAAGTGGAAAAAATGGACAAAGGTCAGATTACGGACCTGTTCGAGTATGTCTACACTGACATGACGCCGGATCTGAAGAAACAGAAAGAGGCGTACCTGCGCTGGAAGGAGGAGACGAAGTAA
- a CDS encoding alpha-ketoacid dehydrogenase subunit beta — translation MATMTMIKAINDAMRVEMERDERVLVMGEDVGVNGGVFRATEGLYQQFGENRVFDTPLAESGIIGTAVALAATGFRPVAEIQFSGFVYETMDQICSQAARLRFRSGGRFNVPLVIRSPYGGGVKTPEMHSDSLEALFVHQPGLKVVIPSTPYDAKGLLISAMRDPDPVLFFEPMRLYRSVKQEVPEGEYTVPIGKANVVKEGNDVTLIAWGAMVPMAQKAAEQAEQERGISAEVIDLRTLAPMDMETILSSVEKTGRVVVVHEAVGTAGVGAEIIARINEEAILSLEAPVLRVTGFDTPYPISSLEDEWLPSVARIRTAIDKVLDF, via the coding sequence ATGGCCACGATGACGATGATCAAAGCGATCAATGATGCCATGCGCGTGGAGATGGAACGGGACGAGCGCGTATTGGTAATGGGGGAAGACGTCGGGGTCAACGGCGGTGTGTTCCGCGCGACGGAAGGTTTGTACCAGCAATTCGGCGAAAACCGAGTGTTTGACACTCCGTTGGCAGAGTCCGGCATTATCGGAACGGCTGTGGCGTTGGCGGCGACCGGGTTCCGTCCGGTGGCGGAAATCCAATTTTCCGGTTTCGTCTATGAAACGATGGACCAAATTTGTTCGCAAGCGGCCCGGCTTCGTTTCCGTTCCGGCGGGCGCTTCAATGTTCCGCTCGTGATCCGGTCTCCGTACGGCGGGGGCGTAAAAACGCCGGAAATGCACTCTGACAGCTTGGAAGCGTTGTTCGTGCATCAACCGGGATTGAAAGTGGTCATCCCGAGCACGCCGTATGATGCCAAAGGTCTCCTGATCTCGGCGATGCGCGATCCTGATCCGGTGTTGTTCTTCGAGCCGATGCGCTTGTACCGCTCGGTGAAGCAGGAAGTGCCGGAAGGCGAGTACACGGTGCCGATCGGTAAAGCCAACGTGGTGAAAGAAGGCAACGACGTCACCCTGATCGCTTGGGGTGCGATGGTGCCGATGGCGCAAAAAGCGGCCGAACAAGCCGAACAGGAGCGGGGTATCTCCGCCGAAGTGATTGACCTTCGCACCCTGGCTCCGATGGATATGGAGACCATCCTCTCTTCGGTGGAAAAAACGGGACGCGTCGTTGTCGTGCATGAAGCGGTGGGTACGGCCGGCGTCGGTGCGGAAATCATCGCTCGGATCAACGAAGAAGCGATCCTCAGCCTCGAAGCGCCTGTGTTGCGGGTGACTGGATTTGACACGCCGTATCCGATCTCCTCGCTCGAAGACGAATGGTTGCCCTCGGTGGCGCGGATTCGCACGGCAATCGACAAAGTTTTGGATTTCTAA
- a CDS encoding dihydrolipoamide acetyltransferase family protein, translating to MAYEFKLPDVGEGIHEGEIVKLYVKEGDQVKEDDVFAEVQTDKAVVEIPSPVTGTVKELRVQEGEIAVVGTVIAVFETEGGEGAQQETAEEEKVEAKPEQPKQEQPQAAPAKQEAQPAGPKKRVLAMPSVRKLARELGVDITQVNGTGPNGRITAEDVRKAAEGPQAEAQPAAEEKQAAAPVQAAPVAGTEERIPLRGLRKTIAKRMVESKFTAPHVTIMNEIDAGELVELRKWAKQAAAERGIKLTYLPFIIKALIAALREFPTLNASIDMEKEEIVIKHYYHMGIATATDDGLIVPVVKNADQKSIFELAQEIAELVERTRSRKAAPDELKGSTFTITNIGSFGGQFFTPIINYPEVAILGVGTITEKPVARNGEVVIRPMMAISLSIDHRLIDGDVAARFMNRVKELLENPNLLMMEMR from the coding sequence GTGGCCTACGAATTTAAACTGCCGGACGTGGGTGAAGGCATCCACGAAGGTGAGATCGTCAAGCTGTATGTCAAGGAAGGCGATCAGGTCAAGGAAGATGACGTGTTCGCCGAAGTACAAACCGACAAAGCAGTGGTGGAAATCCCGTCCCCGGTGACCGGGACGGTGAAAGAACTGCGCGTCCAAGAAGGAGAGATCGCCGTGGTCGGCACGGTGATCGCCGTGTTTGAAACCGAAGGCGGAGAAGGCGCGCAGCAAGAAACGGCCGAGGAAGAAAAAGTCGAAGCAAAACCGGAACAGCCCAAACAGGAGCAACCGCAAGCGGCTCCGGCCAAACAGGAAGCGCAACCGGCCGGTCCGAAAAAACGCGTGTTGGCTATGCCGTCCGTCCGTAAATTGGCCCGTGAGTTGGGTGTGGACATCACTCAAGTAAACGGAACCGGTCCGAATGGACGGATCACCGCCGAAGACGTGCGCAAAGCGGCGGAAGGTCCGCAAGCCGAAGCGCAACCGGCAGCCGAGGAAAAACAAGCGGCAGCTCCGGTGCAAGCGGCTCCGGTGGCGGGTACGGAAGAGCGTATTCCGCTGCGTGGTCTGCGCAAAACCATCGCCAAGCGGATGGTGGAAAGCAAGTTCACTGCCCCGCACGTGACGATCATGAACGAAATCGACGCCGGCGAGCTGGTGGAGCTGCGCAAATGGGCGAAACAAGCTGCGGCCGAGCGCGGCATCAAGTTGACCTACCTGCCGTTCATCATCAAAGCCTTGATCGCGGCCCTGCGCGAGTTCCCGACGTTGAACGCGTCGATCGATATGGAGAAAGAAGAGATCGTCATCAAGCACTACTACCACATGGGTATTGCGACCGCGACCGACGACGGTCTCATCGTGCCGGTGGTCAAAAACGCGGATCAAAAATCGATCTTCGAGCTGGCGCAGGAAATCGCCGAATTGGTGGAACGGACCCGTTCGCGCAAAGCGGCACCGGACGAGCTGAAAGGCAGCACGTTTACCATTACCAACATCGGTTCCTTCGGTGGCCAGTTCTTCACACCGATCATCAACTATCCGGAAGTGGCCATTTTGGGCGTAGGAACCATCACTGAAAAACCGGTGGCGCGCAACGGAGAAGTGGTCATCCGTCCGATGATGGCGATCTCGCTCAGCATTGACCACCGTTTGATCGACGGCGACGTGGCGGCGCGCTTCATGAACCGGGTGAAAGAGTTGCTGGAAAACCCGAATCTCTTGATGATGGAGATGAGATAA
- the lpdA gene encoding dihydrolipoyl dehydrogenase: MVVGDFANEVDVLVIGGGPGGYVAAIRAAQLGRKVTLVDKAELGGVCLNRGCIPSKAIISAAEHLTMIKDAKKMGIDVEGVSVDLSRLMEWKNGVVKKLTGGVSTLLKGNKVEVIKGEAYFSGKNSVKIATENASQTYEFKACIVATGSRPAELPFLKFDGERILSSTEALNLQEVPKRLLVIGGGYIGLELGTAYSKLGSEVTILEGADNILPGVDQAMVRMVSRNLKKLGVTVHTKAKVTSGKREGDEVIVTAEVGGEEKTFTADYVLVAVGRKPNTDELGLEQAGVELDERGFIKVDKQLRTSNPNIFAIGDVAGGALLAHKASYEGKVAAEVIAGQPSEVDYVAMPFVIFSDPEIAYTGLSEKEAKEQGYDPVVSRFAFQANGRALSMEKADGFIQVIADKESKQLLGVQIVGPEASSLIAEAVLAIEMGANAEDLSLTIHAHPTLPEALMEAAEGVLGHAIHMVNK, encoded by the coding sequence ATGGTAGTGGGAGATTTCGCGAACGAAGTTGACGTGCTGGTCATCGGCGGCGGTCCCGGCGGCTACGTGGCCGCCATCCGGGCCGCTCAGCTGGGACGCAAAGTAACGTTGGTCGATAAGGCGGAATTGGGCGGTGTCTGCCTCAATCGCGGATGCATTCCGTCCAAGGCGATCATCAGCGCGGCGGAGCATCTGACGATGATCAAGGATGCCAAGAAAATGGGGATCGATGTTGAAGGTGTCTCCGTAGATCTTTCCCGCCTGATGGAGTGGAAAAACGGCGTCGTGAAGAAACTGACCGGCGGCGTTTCCACGTTGCTCAAAGGCAACAAGGTGGAAGTGATCAAAGGGGAAGCCTATTTCAGCGGCAAAAACTCCGTCAAAATCGCGACGGAAAATGCCAGCCAAACTTATGAGTTCAAAGCCTGTATCGTGGCAACCGGTTCCCGTCCGGCCGAGCTGCCGTTCCTCAAATTTGACGGTGAGCGCATCCTCTCCTCGACTGAAGCGCTCAACCTGCAGGAAGTGCCGAAGCGCCTCCTGGTGATCGGCGGCGGCTACATCGGTCTGGAGCTGGGTACGGCCTACAGCAAATTGGGCAGCGAAGTCACCATCCTGGAAGGTGCCGACAACATCCTGCCCGGCGTGGATCAAGCTATGGTGCGGATGGTGTCCCGCAATCTGAAGAAGCTGGGTGTCACAGTCCACACCAAAGCGAAAGTTACCTCCGGTAAAAGAGAAGGCGATGAAGTCATCGTCACCGCCGAAGTGGGTGGCGAAGAGAAAACCTTCACCGCCGACTACGTACTGGTGGCTGTGGGCCGCAAGCCCAACACCGATGAGCTCGGTTTGGAGCAAGCCGGAGTGGAACTGGATGAGCGCGGTTTTATCAAAGTGGATAAACAACTGCGCACTTCCAATCCCAACATCTTTGCCATCGGTGACGTGGCAGGCGGCGCGCTTCTGGCGCACAAAGCCAGCTACGAAGGAAAAGTGGCGGCTGAGGTTATCGCCGGTCAACCGAGCGAAGTGGATTATGTGGCGATGCCGTTCGTTATCTTCAGCGATCCGGAAATTGCCTACACCGGTTTGAGCGAGAAAGAAGCCAAAGAGCAAGGCTACGATCCGGTTGTCAGCCGGTTCGCCTTCCAGGCCAACGGCCGGGCACTCTCGATGGAAAAAGCGGATGGATTCATCCAAGTCATTGCCGACAAGGAGTCCAAGCAGCTCCTGGGTGTGCAGATCGTGGGTCCGGAAGCATCCAGCCTGATTGCTGAAGCGGTGCTGGCCATCGAGATGGGAGCCAATGCGGAAGATCTGAGCTTGACCATCCATGCTCACCCGACCTTGCCCGAGGCGCTCATGGAAGCGGCGGAAGGCGTGTTGGGTCACGCGATTCACATGGTCAACAAGTGA
- a CDS encoding acyl-CoA thioesterase: MEVSIQIEVRSTEIDVMGHVNNAKYLEYLEWGREEWYNRAQLPFDEFTRMGIGTVTVRIEINYRKEATLGEKLTITTRPVKRGRSSFVLEQVIDNEKGERVADAQVTSVTIDLKERKSVPLPEKLAAYFPESR, translated from the coding sequence ATGGAAGTCTCAATTCAAATCGAAGTGCGTTCAACGGAAATCGACGTGATGGGGCATGTCAACAATGCCAAGTATCTGGAGTATTTGGAATGGGGACGTGAGGAATGGTATAACCGCGCCCAATTGCCGTTTGACGAGTTTACCCGAATGGGGATCGGCACCGTCACCGTCCGGATCGAGATCAATTACCGCAAGGAAGCCACATTGGGTGAAAAACTGACCATCACCACGCGTCCCGTGAAACGGGGCCGTTCCAGTTTCGTGCTGGAACAAGTCATCGACAACGAGAAAGGGGAACGCGTCGCTGACGCTCAGGTGACCAGCGTCACCATCGATTTGAAGGAGCGGAAAAGCGTGCCGCTTCCCGAAAAATTGGCTGCGTATTTCCCGGAATCCCGTTGA
- a CDS encoding DUF1128 family protein, giving the protein MNLETPCQENLVHLINEIKSHLKLVNTALIDPQEFHLDDYEEILALYHMIRRKNDRLTMMEIEGVLEELGRLRRPR; this is encoded by the coding sequence ATGAATTTGGAAACCCCCTGTCAGGAAAACTTGGTTCACCTGATCAATGAAATCAAGTCCCATTTGAAACTGGTCAACACCGCACTCATCGACCCTCAAGAGTTTCATTTGGATGACTATGAAGAAATCTTGGCTCTCTATCACATGATCCGCCGGAAAAACGACCGACTCACCATGATGGAAATCGAAGGTGTGTTGGAGGAACTGGGCCGATTGCGCCGTCCCCGTTGA